A genomic stretch from Setaria italica strain Yugu1 chromosome VII, Setaria_italica_v2.0, whole genome shotgun sequence includes:
- the LOC101779428 gene encoding nuclear poly(A) polymerase 4, giving the protein MYQDSSVIFLEGSQTIEIRKSDSDWESGYVVSQSHLILSRFLPRPRSLARTHAAMSMASSQPKQMFGEPISLVGPTAADLESTAELEKLLHEAGLYESPEESALREEVLRDLQAIVDRWVKQLAFQHGYPDAMVEEANALLVPFGSYRLGVHGRGSDIDALVVGPSYADRDYDFFVVLAGALAETEAVTQLQPVPGAHVPVMKLRFRGVQVDLVYANVDLAVVPRDLDLGDRSLLRGVDGVTARSLNGVRVAAEILRLVPDAAAFRTTLRCVKHWAKARGVYSNVSGFLGGVAWAVLVARVCQLYPNAAPSMLVPRFFKVLAQWRWPAPVMLRDIEHDAELGLPVWDARRNPRDRAHLMPVITPAYPCMNCTYNVSPATQRVIWEQIQAGDAACREIAATAGRGWEALFRPFQFFGAHKSYLQVDATVAGGEDELREWKGWVESRLRQLVAKVERDTYGELLCHQNPHAYDAEPHGLHCTSSFFVGLSKPQQQQQPPPGQQPQFDLRATTEEFLQDVYTYGFWRPGLEVAVKHVRRKDLPPYVMQKIRSPNNSHELKRKRGGDDGSSSSSPSLSSSSPSSGEDDSGRRPIRRAKLGSCIQQSNSLPGIRFSSTA; this is encoded by the exons ATGTATCAGGATAGCAGTGTAATATTTTTGGAGGGGTCCCAG ACCATTGAAATCCGCAAGTCCGACTCCGACTGGGAATCAGGCTACGTCGTCTCACAGTCACAT CTCATTCTTTCTCGGTTTCTCCCACGGCCACGATCGCTCGCTCGCACGCACGCCGCCATGTCCATGGCGTCCTCCCAGCCGAAGCAGATGTTCGGTGAGCCCATCTCTCTGGTTGGCCCGACGGCGGCCGACCTCGAGAGCACGGCGGAGCTCGAGAAGCTCCTGCACGAGGCCGGGCTGTACGAGAGCCCCGAGGAGTCGGCGCTCCGCGAGGAGGTGCTGCGCGACCTCCAGGCCATCGTCGACCGCTGGGTGAAGCAGCTCGCCTTCCAGCACGGGTACCCCGACGCCATGGTCGAGGAGGCCAACGCCCTGCTGGTCCCCTTCGGCTCCTACCGCCTCGGCGTCCACGGCCGCGGCTCCGACATCGACGCCCTCGTCGTCGGGCCTTCCTACGCTGACCGCGACTACGATTTCTTCGtcgtgctcgccggcgccctggCGGAGACGGAGGCGGTGACGCAGCTGCAGCCCGTGCCCGGCGCGCACGTCCCCGTCATGAAGCTCCGGTTCCGCGGCGTGCAGGTGGACCTCGTCTACGCCAACGTCGACCTCGCCGTGGTGCCCCGGGACCTGGACCTCGGCGACCGGTCTCTGCTccgcggcgtcgacggcgtcACCGCCCGCAGCCTCAACGGCGTGCGCGTGGCCGCGGAGATCCTGCGGCTggtccccgacgccgccgcgttccgcaCGACGCTCCGGTGCGTGAAGCACTGGGCCAAGGCGCGAGGGGTCTACTCCAACGTCTCCGGCTTCCTGGGCGGTGTCGCCTGGGCCGTCCTGGTGGCGCGCGTCTGCCAGCTCTACCCGAACGCCGCGCCCAGCATGCTGGTGCCGCGCTTCTTCAAGGTGCTCGCGCAGtggaggtggccggcgccggTGATGCTCCGGGACATCGAGCACGACGCCGAGCTCGGGCTCCCCGTCTGGGACGCCCGCCGGAACCCGCGCGATCGGGCCCACCTCATGCCCGTCATCACGCCGGCGTACCCCTGCATGAACTGCACCTACAACGTATCGCCGGCCACCCAGCGCGTCATCTGGGAGCAGATCCAGGCCGGCGACGCCGCGTGCCGGGagatcgccgccaccgccggccgcggctGGGAGGCGCTGTTCCGGCCGTTCCAGTTCTTCGGGGCGCACAAGAGCTACCTGCAGGTGGACGccacggtggccggcggcgaggacgagctCCGGGAGTGGAAAGGGTGGGTGGAGTCGCGGCTGCGGCAGCTGGTGGCCAAGGTCGAGAGGGACACGTACGGCGAGCTGCTCTGCCACCAGAACCCGCACGCCTATGACGCGGAGCCTCACGGCCTGCACTGCACGTCCTCTTTCTTCGTCGGCTTGTCGaagccacagcagcagcagcagccgccgccaggGCAGCAGCCACAGTTTGATCTCCGGGCGACGACGGAGGAGTTCTTGCAGGACGTGTACACGTACGGCTTCTGGAGGCCCGGCCTGGAGGTGGCCGTCAAGCACGTCCGGCGGAAGGACCTGCCGCCGTACGTGATGCAGAAGATCCGTAGTCCGAATAATAGCCATGAGCTCAAGAGGAAGCGCGGCGGCGATGACGGatcttcctcgtcgtcgccaTCGTTGTCTTCGTCCTCCCCATCCTCTGGTGAGGACGACTCCGGCCGAAGACCGATCAGACGGGCGAAGCTCGGAAGCTGCATCCAACAGAGTAATTCTCTCCCCGGCATTAGATTTAGTTCTACAGCATAG